GTGGTTCGCCAGGTACATAACCCTCACACCCAGACATCCTGGAACAAGCTCTATAGCGCGCTGCACAGGCATCTTCCGGCACGCCACTATAGCCAGGGCGCGGAACTCGTTGGCCTCGAACAGAGTGACAGCGGCGTCGTAGCCATCTTTGCCAATGGCCGTCGGGCCGAAGCCGACATCCTCATCGGCGCGGACGGTAGCAACTCCACAGTACGCAAGCTCATGCTCCCGGAAGCCACCCTCTCCTGCGGCCTGGTCGACGAGGCACGGTTACCGGATGCGGCCAAGCCTCACCTGTATGAGAACTTTGTCTTCCAGCATGACCCCGCGTCCATGATGCTTCAGTACATGATCCCGGGACGCGACGGCGCGGTTACCAAAGGCCAGCGACGCTTCAATTGGCTTTGGTACCGCAAGGTCGCGCCGGGACCGGAGTTGGACGCCGTGCTGACCGACGCGGACGGAAAGCGCCGCGAGCACGCCGTGGAGCCGGGCGCATTGGCTGCCACGCAAAAGCAGTGGTTCCGTCGCACCGGCGCGGACCGCGTGAATCCGGCACTCCAAGCACTCATCGAGAAAACCGACGATATCTTTGTGCAGGAGATCCAGGATCTCCAGGTATCCAGGTTGGTATTCGGACGCGTCCTGCTGACCGGCGACGCCGCCTTCATTCCTCGCCCCCACACGGCGGGAAGCACGGCAAAGGCCGCCTGCAATGCCGTCGCCCTCGCCAAAGCGCTGGCCAACAGCAGCAATGTGCTTGCAGCCAGACTTGCCGCCTGGGAGCAGGAGCAAATCGCCGGTGGCATGCGCATGACCAACTGGGGCATCCGCATGGGCAACCGCATCATGGGCATTACCCACACTCAACACTGAAGAGGAAAATTGCCATGGAGAACCCCGTCCTTCACTATCTCTATGATCCTTTCTGCGGCTGGTGCTATGGCGCGGCACCGATGATCAGTGCGGCGCAAAAATTCCGGAGCTAAAGATCCAGGCGCATGGCGTCGGGATGTTGTCCGGACCAAAGGCGCAGATGATGTCTGCAGAATGGCGCGATTTTGTCCGACCGCATGAATCGAGAATCCATGCATTCAGCAAGCAGGAATTTGGCGACGCCTACGTACACGGAGTCCAGGAGCACCAAGATGTTCTGCTGGATTCATCGCCCCCGATCGCAGCTATGCTGGTTGCAGACAAGCTGGACGGGCGCGGCATCCAGATGCTCAAGCGCTTGCAGAACGCTTACTTCATGGAAGGCCAGGCCATCGCCGACCCAGCCGTGATCGGCAAACTTGCCCGGGAGTTGGGGTACAACAGCGAAGCCTTTCTCGGAGAACTCACCGCGGAGTTGCAGAATGCGGTTGACGGGCATATCACCGCCAGCAACGACATGCTGCATACGCTGAAGGCGAAGGGCTTTCCGGCATTCGCGCTGGAGATGGGCGGAGAACTGCACAGCCTGCCCATGGGCCGCTACTTCACTCGTCCCGCACTGTTCAAGACAGATATCGAAGGATTGCTGAAAAGTACTTAGGCTCAGCAGGCGACACCTCAGAACGGCCGGTAGCGTCCGCAGGCTAACTGAGGCCGACGCGCCCGCGACCATCCGCCCACTGGTCCAAGCGGCGATCCTGCCCTCGCCTGATCCGCGCGGCGACTACCGCGCTCTATCCCAAGGGACGGCGCCGCTTCCGTCCGCCATCGCCGGCACTCGCGCGGTAGGCTCATTCGGACAAGTACCGATGCACGAACGTCACAGCCATTGCACCTTCGCCGACCGCGGACGCGACCCGCTTGACCGAGCCGTAGCGAACGTCGCCTGCGGCGAATGATCCCGGAACGCTTGTCTCGAGATAGTACGGGCGGCGTGCCAGCGGCCAGCATGCTTCGAACTGGGGAAAATCCTTGAGGTCGGCGCCCGTGACAAGGTAGCCGTTTCTGTCGCGGACTATCTTCGTATCGCAAGCCCAGTCAGTGTTCGGTGCGCCCCCGATACAGACAAAGAGCCGGTCCGCCGGCACCACGTCCTGCCCGCCCTTGGCGTTGGACAGGCGTAACGCCTCGAGCTTGTCTTCGCCAAGCACTTCCTGCACTACGGACTGGAATCTGACTTCAACATTGGCCATCTGGCCAAGGCGCTCCACCAAATAGTGGGACAGCGTTTCGGAGAGGGACTTGCCACGCACAATCAGCGTGACCGATTCCGCCGTGCGTGCGAAATGCATCGCCGCTTGCCCGGCCGAATTTCCCCACCCACAATAAACACCTTCTTGTTCGTGCACATCGGCGCCTCACTGGCGCCGGCACCATAGAACACCCCGACATTCAGGAGACGATCCTCGCCCGGCACGCCCAGGCTGCGGTACTCGACCCCCGTGGCACAGATATTTGCCTTGGCCTTTAGCAGCGTCCCGTCCGCAAGGTTCACTTCGATTTTCCCGTTCACGAACGTCGCGTGCACGCCTTCCTTCATCATCAGCAGCTCGACGCCGAATTTAACCGCCTGCTGCCTGGCACGCTCCGCCAACTCTGCGCCCGGTATGCCTTGCGGGAAACCCATATAGTTCTCGATCAGGGAACTGGTGCCTGCCTGGCCTCCGACGGCCGCACGCTCGATCACCACTGCCCGCAACCCTTCTGATGCCGCATACACGGCCGCCGAGAGCCCCGCTGGCCCAGCACCATAGATCGACAGGTCGTACTCACGAAACCGAGGGCGGGCGACCCAACCTAGCTTGGCGGCGATCTCAGGCAACGTCGGATCGTAGAGGATCGTACCGTCCGGGAACATAACCACGGGCCAGCGGACATTGTCGAACTCGGCGATGCCGAGCTCACTGAAGCAGTCGCTGTCGCACGACATTTCGCGCCACTCGTACGCCACCACGCCCCGCGCCAGGAAGTCACGTATCGCATAGGCCTCTTTACTGTCTGCGACCCCCAGGACCCTGACTTGCTTTGCTGTCTCCATGGTAAGTTCCCCGCGTTGATTGAGCAGTATAGGACAGCGACATCGTGACCGAAGAGCCGCCGGAGGCGTGTCAAACCGATGGCCCAGCGGTCCGCCCGGTGCGCAATTCGACGATGCGGTTGAAAACAGGCTTCCCTGGACTGGAATCGAACCGGTCAGCAACAAAATAGCCGTGGCGCTCGAACTGGAAGCGTTCCTCTGGCGCGGCCTCGCGTAATCCTGCTTCCAGGCAAGCGGTGATCACCCGCTTCGAGCCGGGATTGAGCGCGACCATCATGCCTTGCTCCCCGGCGGCCGGATTCGATTCAATGAACAAACGGTCGTAGAGACGCACTTCGCCCATAAAGGCGTGCGGTACGCTGACCCAATGGATGCTTCCCCTAGCTTTGATGCTATCCGCGCCGGGCGTTCCGCTCTTCGTATCGGGCAGGTAGTTTGCATGCACCGCGATTACGTTGCCGCTCGCGTCCTTCTCCGCCCCCGTGCATTCGATCACGTAGCCGTGGCGCAGCCGCACCTTGTTTCCGGGGAACAGGCGGAAGTAGCCTTTGGGCGGGTCATCTGTGAAGTCCTCACGTTCGATCCAAAGCTCGCGCGACAGCGAGAAAACGCGCACGCCTCGCTCGGGATGCTTGGGGTGCCGCGGCGCGGTGCATGTCTCGCCGTGCCCT
This DNA window, taken from Cupriavidus sp. D39, encodes the following:
- a CDS encoding FAD-dependent monooxygenase; protein product: MLRPDVLQLDVVRAFDFARVHTHGALGVRSHYDIYLNDKGSVVRQVHNPHTQTSWNKLYSALHRHLPARHYSQGAELVGLEQSDSGVVAIFANGRRAEADILIGADGSNSTVRKLMLPEATLSCGLVDEARLPDAAKPHLYENFVFQHDPASMMLQYMIPGRDGAVTKGQRRFNWLWYRKVAPGPELDAVLTDADGKRREHAVEPGALAATQKQWFRRTGADRVNPALQALIEKTDDIFVQEIQDLQVSRLVFGRVLLTGDAAFIPRPHTAGSTAKAACNAVALAKALANSSNVLAARLAAWEQEQIAGGMRMTNWGIRMGNRIMGITHTQH
- a CDS encoding DsbA family protein, yielding MLWRGTDDQCGAKIPELKIQAHGVGMLSGPKAQMMSAEWRDFVRPHESRIHAFSKQEFGDAYVHGVQEHQDVLLDSSPPIAAMLVADKLDGRGIQMLKRLQNAYFMEGQAIADPAVIGKLARELGYNSEAFLGELTAELQNAVDGHITASNDMLHTLKAKGFPAFALEMGGELHSLPMGRYFTRPALFKTDIEGLLKST